The proteins below are encoded in one region of Streptomyces roseirectus:
- a CDS encoding DEAD/DEAH box helicase: MNASARPAVSFADLGVPAGILRVLDEQGITTPFPVQAAALPNALAGRDVLGRGRTGSGKTLAFGLGMLARTAGRRAQPKEPLALVLVPTRELAQQVGEALTPYAQALGLRLATVVGGMSVGRQAAALREGAEVVVATPGRLHDLIERKGCRLGQVRITVLDEADQMCDLGFLPQVTEILDQVRPDGQRMLFSATLDRDVDQLVQDYLRDPAVHSVDPPAGESATIEHHLLIVHGPDRYAVTTEIAARDGRVLLFLDTKHGVDLLTRHLRASGVAAAALHSGRSQPQRTRTLAQFRTGEITALVATNVAARGLHIDDLDLIVNVDPATDPKDYLHRAGRTARAGRSGTTVTLALSAQRREATQVMTDAGITPTVTKIRSGEAALTRITGAKPPTGKPLDGTPPKNHNTPFRGLGTTKTPRPSSRKSNEAAKLAEARRAARVRRGN, encoded by the coding sequence GTGAACGCGTCAGCACGACCGGCGGTGTCCTTCGCGGACCTGGGGGTCCCCGCCGGGATCCTGCGCGTCCTGGACGAGCAGGGCATCACGACACCATTCCCCGTCCAGGCCGCCGCGCTGCCGAACGCCCTCGCGGGCCGCGACGTCCTCGGCCGCGGCCGCACCGGCTCCGGCAAGACCCTCGCCTTCGGCCTCGGCATGCTCGCACGGACGGCGGGACGCCGCGCCCAGCCCAAGGAACCACTGGCGCTCGTCCTGGTGCCGACCAGAGAGCTCGCGCAGCAGGTCGGCGAGGCCCTGACCCCGTACGCGCAGGCCCTGGGACTGCGCCTGGCGACCGTGGTGGGCGGGATGTCGGTCGGACGGCAGGCCGCCGCACTGCGCGAGGGTGCCGAGGTCGTCGTCGCCACCCCCGGCCGCCTCCACGACCTGATCGAACGCAAGGGCTGCCGCCTGGGACAAGTCCGCATCACGGTCCTCGACGAGGCCGACCAGATGTGCGACCTCGGCTTCCTGCCGCAGGTCACCGAGATCCTGGACCAGGTGCGCCCCGACGGACAGCGCATGCTGTTCTCCGCCACCCTCGACCGCGACGTCGACCAGCTCGTCCAGGACTACCTGCGCGACCCCGCCGTCCACTCCGTGGACCCGCCCGCCGGCGAGAGCGCCACGATCGAACACCACCTCCTGATCGTCCACGGCCCCGACCGCTACGCCGTGACGACGGAGATCGCCGCCCGCGACGGCCGCGTCCTGCTGTTCCTCGACACCAAACACGGCGTCGACCTCCTCACCCGCCACCTGCGGGCGAGCGGCGTCGCCGCCGCCGCGCTGCACAGCGGCCGCTCCCAGCCCCAACGCACCCGTACCCTGGCCCAGTTCAGGACCGGCGAGATCACCGCCCTGGTCGCGACGAACGTCGCCGCCCGCGGCCTGCACATCGACGACCTCGACCTGATCGTCAACGTCGACCCCGCCACCGACCCCAAGGACTACCTCCACCGCGCCGGCCGCACAGCCCGCGCCGGCCGCTCCGGCACCACCGTCACCCTCGCCCTGTCCGCCCAGCGCCGCGAGGCCACCCAGGTCATGACGGACGCCGGCATCACCCCCACCGTCACCAAGATCCGCTCCGGCGAGGCGGCCCTCACCCGCATCACCGGCGCGAAGCCCCCCACCGGCAAACCCCTCGACGGCACCCCGCCCAAGAACCACAACACCCCCTTCCGCGGCCTCGGCACCACCAAGACCCCCCGCCCGTCGTCCCGCAAATCCAACGAGGCCGCCAAACTCGCGGAAGCCCGCAGAGCGGCCCGCGTCCGCCGCGGCAACTGA
- a CDS encoding NAD(P)H-dependent oxidoreductase, with protein MKTLIVHAHPEPASLNSSLKDLAVTTLESAGHEVQVSDLYAMKWKATVDADDYGPAASPRLKVAADSGRAFETGTLTPDVLAEQEKLLWADTVILQFPLWWYTMPAILKGWVDRVFTYRFAYGVGEHSDVRYGERYGEGTLAGRRALLSVTVGGPQAHYAARGINGPLDDLLFPIHHGILFYPGFEILPPFVVHGTDRLTDEDYPDVAKAWRQRLLALDSTDPIPFRPQNFGDYEIPSLHLKDGLEPAGRTGFGLHVRG; from the coding sequence GTGAAGACCCTGATCGTCCACGCCCACCCCGAACCGGCGTCCCTCAACAGCTCCCTGAAGGACCTCGCCGTGACCACCCTGGAGTCCGCCGGCCACGAGGTACAGGTCAGCGACCTGTACGCGATGAAGTGGAAGGCGACCGTGGACGCCGACGACTACGGCCCCGCCGCATCCCCCCGCCTGAAGGTCGCGGCCGACTCGGGCCGCGCCTTCGAGACCGGGACGCTCACCCCGGACGTCCTCGCGGAACAGGAGAAACTGCTGTGGGCGGACACGGTGATCCTCCAGTTCCCGCTGTGGTGGTACACGATGCCCGCGATCCTCAAGGGCTGGGTGGACCGCGTCTTCACCTACCGCTTCGCGTACGGCGTGGGCGAGCACAGCGACGTCCGCTACGGCGAGCGCTACGGCGAGGGCACCCTCGCCGGCCGCCGGGCCCTGCTGTCGGTGACCGTCGGCGGCCCTCAGGCGCACTACGCGGCCCGCGGCATCAACGGCCCCCTCGACGACCTGCTCTTCCCGATCCACCACGGCATCCTCTTCTACCCCGGCTTCGAGATCCTGCCGCCGTTCGTCGTCCACGGCACCGACCGCCTCACCGACGAGGACTACCCGGACGTCGCCAAGGCATGGCGACAGCGCCTGCTGGCCCTGGACTCGACCGACCCCATCCCCTTCCGCCCGCAGAACTTCGGCGACTACGAGATCCCCTCCCTGCATCTCAAGGACGGCCTGGAGCCCGCCGGCCGCACCGGCTTCGGCCTGCACGTACGCGGCTGA
- a CDS encoding helix-turn-helix transcriptional regulator translates to MDDLAGFLRTRRSRVDPAAVGVPVDSRRRVAGLRREEVAHLSGVSVDYYVRLEQGRATQPSEQVLDALARVLGLDEIERGHLHRLARQPRRRAKAPGGRLRPELLRVLDLIPDAPALITDHRLDVLAGNRLAELLYGRALPGLNTARHLFLEEAERGLYADWETCTLDVVGLLRLAAGRYPDDPRLASLIGELAMGSERFRRLWARADVRARTHGRKVYRHPLVGVLELHQESFSLSDESGRDLLVMSAAPGSSAEDGLRLLAGVGAGEAGARTVAEAEAGGRE, encoded by the coding sequence ATGGACGATCTCGCGGGCTTTCTGCGGACCCGGCGTTCCCGGGTCGATCCGGCGGCCGTCGGTGTCCCCGTCGACAGCAGGCGCCGGGTCGCGGGGCTGCGCCGGGAGGAGGTCGCGCACCTGTCCGGGGTCAGCGTCGACTACTACGTGCGTCTGGAGCAGGGGCGGGCCACGCAGCCGTCGGAGCAGGTTCTCGACGCGCTCGCGCGGGTTCTCGGGCTCGACGAGATCGAGCGCGGGCATCTTCACCGGCTGGCGCGGCAGCCCCGGCGGCGGGCGAAGGCGCCGGGCGGGCGTCTGCGGCCGGAGCTTCTGCGCGTCCTCGATCTCATTCCCGACGCCCCCGCGCTGATCACGGACCACCGGCTCGACGTGCTCGCCGGGAACCGGCTCGCCGAGTTGCTGTACGGGCGGGCGCTGCCGGGGCTGAACACCGCCCGGCATCTGTTCCTGGAGGAGGCCGAGCGGGGGCTGTACGCGGACTGGGAGACCTGCACCCTCGATGTCGTCGGGCTGCTGCGGCTGGCCGCCGGGCGGTATCCCGACGATCCCCGGCTGGCCTCCCTCATCGGTGAACTGGCCATGGGCAGTGAGCGGTTCCGGCGGTTGTGGGCGCGGGCGGACGTCCGGGCGCGTACTCATGGGCGCAAGGTCTACCGGCATCCCCTCGTGGGGGTGCTGGAGTTGCACCAGGAGAGTTTTTCGCTGTCCGACGAGTCCGGGCGCGATCTGCTCGTGATGTCCGCCGCGCCCGGTAGTTCTGCCGAGGACGGGTTGCGGTTGTTGGCGGGGGTGGGGGCGGGGGAGGCCGGGGCGCGGACGGTGGCGGAGGCGGAGGCTGGGGGGCGGGAGTAG
- a CDS encoding snapalysin family zinc-dependent metalloprotease yields MHTRTLTGPLTAALLATLSLTAGQATAAPTTPTATVVLTYDAGSSAEFRSAVDRSAAIWNESVDAVELRPATAGRRANIRVLADNGWPRAARTTLGNGTVYIGRQAVDQGYDTIRISAHELGHILGLPDRKPGPCSSLMSGSSAGTACVNPYPDTREKAEVEAAFAGRTPAAGPRTTVG; encoded by the coding sequence ATGCACACGCGCACGCTCACCGGCCCCCTGACCGCCGCCCTGCTGGCCACCCTGTCCCTCACCGCCGGCCAGGCCACAGCCGCCCCCACCACACCGACCGCCACCGTCGTCCTCACCTACGACGCCGGTTCCAGCGCCGAGTTCAGAAGCGCCGTCGACCGAAGCGCCGCGATCTGGAACGAGAGCGTCGACGCCGTCGAACTGCGCCCGGCCACCGCAGGCCGGCGCGCGAACATCCGCGTGCTCGCGGACAACGGCTGGCCACGCGCCGCACGCACCACCCTGGGCAACGGCACCGTCTACATCGGCCGCCAGGCCGTCGACCAGGGCTACGACACGATCCGCATCTCCGCACACGAACTCGGCCACATCCTGGGCCTGCCCGACCGCAAACCGGGCCCCTGCTCCAGCCTGATGTCCGGCTCCAGCGCGGGCACCGCCTGCGTGAACCCGTACCCGGACACCAGGGAGAAGGCGGAAGTCGAGGCGGCCTTCGCAGGACGCACCCCGGCGGCAGGACCGCGGACAACCGTGGGCTGA
- a CDS encoding VOC family protein, with amino-acid sequence MSVKPVPEGYSTVTPWIISRDTVQLIDYLKRAFDAQELSCLEGDDGSVAHAEVRIGDSVVMMFDARPEWPPTPGFLRLYVEDADAVHRRAVEAGGTSVTEVTHLFFGDRIGRVRDPLGNLYWIQTRVEDLTPEEMEHRLHDPEFTRAMEYVQSADFLAEGNPGLG; translated from the coding sequence ATGTCCGTCAAGCCGGTCCCCGAGGGCTACAGCACGGTGACACCGTGGATCATCTCGCGCGACACGGTCCAGCTCATCGACTACCTGAAGAGGGCCTTCGACGCGCAGGAACTCTCCTGCCTCGAAGGCGACGACGGGAGCGTCGCGCACGCGGAGGTGCGGATCGGCGACTCGGTGGTGATGATGTTCGACGCCCGCCCGGAGTGGCCGCCGACCCCCGGTTTCCTGCGCCTGTACGTCGAGGACGCCGACGCCGTGCACCGCCGGGCGGTCGAGGCCGGCGGCACCTCGGTCACCGAGGTCACCCACCTGTTCTTCGGCGACCGGATCGGACGGGTCCGCGACCCGCTGGGCAACCTGTACTGGATCCAGACCCGCGTGGAGGACCTGACCCCGGAGGAGATGGAACACCGCTTGCACGACCCGGAGTTCACGAGGGCCATGGAGTACGTCCAGAGCGCAGACTTCCTCGCCGAGGGGAACCCCGGCCTCGGCTGA
- a CDS encoding nitroreductase family deazaflavin-dependent oxidoreductase — protein sequence MPLEGEYDPSPAQWIREQVELYESSGGTQGTTLWDTGLPVVIVTMRGARSGRIRKIPLMRVEHEGRYAAVASKAGFPTHPDWYFNLRAEPVVDLQDGPERRSMVAREITGDERAQWWRRAVAAYPAYAEYQEKTDRVIPLFILEPAPSTTQPPPD from the coding sequence ATGCCTCTTGAGGGCGAGTACGACCCGAGTCCGGCGCAGTGGATTCGTGAACAGGTCGAGCTGTACGAGAGTTCGGGAGGCACCCAGGGCACCACGCTCTGGGACACGGGCCTGCCCGTCGTCATCGTCACGATGCGCGGCGCGAGAAGCGGCCGGATCCGCAAGATCCCGCTGATGCGCGTGGAGCACGAGGGCCGGTACGCGGCGGTGGCCTCCAAGGCCGGCTTCCCCACCCACCCGGACTGGTACTTCAACCTCAGAGCCGAGCCCGTGGTGGACCTCCAGGACGGCCCCGAGCGCCGAAGCATGGTCGCCCGCGAGATCACCGGCGACGAAAGGGCCCAGTGGTGGCGGCGAGCGGTCGCCGCATACCCGGCCTACGCCGAGTACCAGGAAAAAACCGACCGCGTGATCCCCCTCTTCATCCTCGAACCCGCCCCCTCGACCACACAGCCGCCGCCGGACTGA
- a CDS encoding thioesterase II family protein: MDPSLWIRRYHPAAEGAVRLLCLPHAGGSASFYHPVSQALAPDVEVLAVQYPGRQDRRQEPFVDNLPELADLLLPVLLADAGANRPLALFGHSMGASLAFELTARLEEAGAPPLMLFASGRRAPSRFAGEENIHTRGDQALLAEMKRLAGTDSRLLGDEEMLQMILPALRNDYRAAELYRPDRYHHIKTPVTALTGDTDPKAPLDAVQSWADHTSGEFRMHVYPGGHFYLVGQAAQVITEIRTTLAGFGTS, from the coding sequence ATGGACCCCAGCCTGTGGATACGCCGCTACCACCCGGCCGCCGAGGGCGCCGTACGGCTCCTGTGCCTGCCGCACGCGGGCGGCTCCGCCTCCTTCTACCACCCCGTATCGCAGGCCCTCGCGCCCGACGTCGAGGTGCTGGCCGTGCAGTACCCCGGCCGCCAGGACCGCCGCCAGGAGCCGTTCGTCGACAACCTCCCCGAACTGGCCGACCTGCTCCTGCCGGTCCTCCTCGCCGACGCCGGCGCGAACCGCCCCCTCGCCCTGTTCGGCCACAGCATGGGCGCCTCCCTCGCCTTCGAACTGACCGCCCGCCTCGAAGAGGCCGGCGCCCCGCCGCTCATGCTCTTCGCCTCCGGCCGCCGCGCCCCCTCCCGCTTCGCCGGCGAGGAGAACATCCACACCCGCGGCGACCAGGCCCTCCTCGCCGAGATGAAACGCCTCGCCGGCACCGACAGCCGCCTCCTCGGCGACGAGGAAATGCTCCAGATGATCCTCCCCGCCCTCCGCAACGACTACCGCGCCGCCGAGCTGTACCGCCCCGACCGCTACCACCACATCAAAACCCCGGTCACCGCCCTCACCGGCGACACCGACCCCAAAGCCCCCCTCGACGCCGTCCAGTCATGGGCCGACCACACCTCCGGCGAATTCCGCATGCACGTCTACCCCGGCGGCCACTTCTACCTCGTCGGCCAAGCCGCCCAGGTCATCACGGAGATCAGGACGACACTGGCGGGCTTCGGGACGAGCTGA